The DNA sequence GGCTTCAGCGATTTTCTTCTGCGCTTCCGCCAGGGCCATCGCATTCAGGTCTGCCAGGCGCAGGACCCCGCCCTCGCGGGTCTTGAAGGGCTTGCCGTCCGGCCCGTTCACCGTGCCAAAGCCGATATGTTCCAGATGGCCTTCATCGATCAGGCCCAGCATTTCGGCGGCGCGGAAGACCTGTTCGAAATGCAGCGCCTGACGCTGGTCCACGACATAGAGCATCAGCTCCGGAACCGGGTCCATATGCTCCATCCGGTCCTCGATCGTGGCGAGGTCGGTCGTGTGGTAGCCGGTGCCGCCCCGGCTGTTGACCAGCATGATTGGCGGCATGTCCTTCTTGTCGCTGTCACGCTCGATCCGGACGATGACGGCGCCATCATCTTCCTCGGACAGTCCAGCCGCCTTGAACTTCTCGACCAGGCCCGGGATCAGGTGATCGACGTCGCTTTCGCCTTTCCAGAGGTCGAAATGCACATTCAGGAATTCATAATCGACTTTCAGCGCAGCGACAGACACGTCGATGAAATGGCGCAGCAAGGCGCGATACCCCGGACGGCCGGCCTGCAATTCGGCAACCGCGTTCTGGCTGCGTTCATTACGGGCGGCATCCGCCTTCGCCTTGGCGCTGGCGGCGGGATAGAGACGTGCGAGATCGTCAATCGTGACCGGCGGCTCTTTCGGGTACGGGCCCTCGAACGCTTCATCGAAATAGATCAGGTCCGGCTGCTCGTCATACAGTTCGGTCACGAGGTGGCCCATCTGAAGGCCCCAATCCCCGAGATGCGTATCGCCCGTCACCTTGTCGCCCAGAAAGCGCAGGAGACGCACCAGCGTGTCGCCGATGACGGCCGAACGGAGGTGGCCGACATGCATGGGCTTGGCGACATTCGGGCCGCCAAAATCGATCACCGTGACTTTCGGGTCCGGCGCAGGCTCTGCGCCCGCCATGTCGTCGGTGCGGATGAATTCGGCGCGGGCAGACATGGCCTCGTCCGAGACGCGGATATTGATGAAGCCCGGCCCCGCCACTTCCGCCGACAGGACCATGGGGTGGTCCTTCAGCGCGCTGGCGATCTCGCCTGCGATCTCGCGCGGATTCTTGCCGGCAGACTTGGCCGCGCCCATTGCGCCATTGCACTGGAAATCAGCGAATTCCGGTTTGTCGGACCGGCGCACGGCGCCCCATTTGGCGTCGAGCCCCATAGCCTCGAAGGCGGCGCTGGCGGCCACCGACAGATCATTGATCAGACTGGCCATAATCCTACTGCCCGGCATCCATGCGGAAACGCTTGCCCGCGCGATTGAATTCCAGCTGCTCATCGGTCAGGTCAAATCCGACAATGACTTCGAAATTGGTGCCCGAGATCGATTCGTCGACACGCGGGATGACGATGGTTTCGATCACTTCGGTCTTGCCTGCCAGCGGGCGCCCGGCGAAATCGGCCTGAACGTTGAAGTATTCCTTCGCCAGCACACGGCCGCTGCGGCGCGTCACCGCGATGTAGTACGGATAGGTGTGCGAATCGGACTGCGCCGCCGGGCCCTTGCCGAAGGCGAAATCGATCTCGACTTCGGCCTCAAGCGGGTCATCGCCGACATAGCGGCAGAACAGGCGGACATCGATGACTTCGCCGGTGAATTCGATATTCGTGTACAATTCGCCACCGCCATCGAGGTCGACATAGCGCGAGGAATCATACAGGGCCCCGACAGGCGGGCATGGCCCGGCGTTCTGGCGCGTGTCGAAGCTGTCTGCGAGCTTGCCGCCACCACAGCCAGAGAGAATGACCGCGGCGAAAAGTGGGGCATATCTGATCATGCGTCGGCGTGTCCTTCTTGGCCTGATGCAAAGGCCTGTCCATCTGTTGCTGCAGATGTGTTAAAGGCGCAAGCGTCTCGGCGCAACGCCCGCAGGCAGGAGATAGGATGAAATGAACGACAGGCAGCCTCTTACCATCCGCCTGGCCGCGCCGCGCGGCTTCTGCGCCGGTGTGGACCGGGCGATCCAGATCGTCGAGGAAGCCCTCGGCAAATGGGGCGCGCCCGTCTATGTCCGCCATGAAATCGTTCACAACGCGCATGTGGTCAGCCGTCTGGAACAGATGGGCGCCGTGTTTGTCGAGGAGCTGAATGAATGCCCGGACGACCGGCCGGTCATCTTCTCGGCCCATGGCGTGCCGAAATCCGTGCCTGCCGAAGCCCAGCGCCGCAACATGATCTTTGTCGATGCCACCTGCCCGCTGGTCTCCAAGGTGCATGTCGAAGCCGAGCGCCATCATCGCGACGGACGCGAGATCGTGCTGATCGGTCATGCCGGACACCCGGAAGTGATCGGCACAATGGGCCAGTTGCCCGGCGACACGATCACCCTGATCGAGACCGTGGAAGATGTGGCCGGCTTCGAACCGAAGGATCCTGACAATGTGGCCTTTGTCACCCAGACCACGCTGTCAGTGGATGACACGGCGGACATCGTCACAGCCCTTCAGGCCCGCTTCCCGGGCATATCGAGCCCGCACAAGGAAGACATCTGCTACGCCACCACGAACCGTCAGGAAGCGGTGAAGACGCTGGCCCCCGGGACGGATCTGGTCCTGGTCATCGGGGCGACGACCAGTTCCAATTCCGTGCGGCTGGTCGAAGTGGCCAAACGCGCCGGCGCCGCCCGCGCGGAACTGGTGGCCAGCGCCGACCACATCGACTGGGCCTGGTTCGACAAGGTGAAGACGCTGGGCCTGACCGCTGGTGCGAGCGCACCCGAAGACCTGGTGCAGGGCGTGATCGCCGCCTGTGGCGAGCGCTTTGACGTCTCTGTGGAGCGGATTGAAACCGCCCGCGAGACCGTCACCTTCAAGCTGCCGCGCATCCTGTCCGAACCGGCCTGATCCCGGCCTGCGCGGTCAATATTCAAATCGGTCCGTCCTTCTGGCATAAGGCCCGGCATGACCTATCAGATTGCTGCCTTCTACAAATTCTTTGCGTTTCCGGATTTCGAGGCCCGCAGGGCCGATCTCGCGCAGACCCTGTGTGGCGCTGGCGTGAAAGGCACGGTCCTGCTGGCCGCCGAAGGCGTGAACGGCACGATTGCCGGCACGCCAAACGGCATCGCGACGGCACTTGCAGCGCTGCGCGCGCTGCCGGGCGCGGCTGATCTGGAAGCGAAATTCTCCGAAGCCGGCGAGATGCCCTTCCTGCGTCTGAAAGTGCGGTTGAAGAAAGAAATCGTCACCATGGGCGTGCCGGGCACGGACCCGAACGCGCTGGTGGGCACTTATGTGGAGCCGACAGACTGGAATGCCCTGATCAGCGATCCGGACACTGTGCTGATCGACACCCGCAACGATTATGAATACGCGATCGGTACATTCGAAGGAGCGATTGACCCCGAGACCCGGACATTCCGCGAGTTCCCGGACTGGTTCCGCGCCTTTCGTGAGCGGCTGGACGCGGAAGGCCGCACGCCGAAGGTTGCCATGTTCTGCACCGGCGGTATCCGATGCGAGAAGGCCACCAGTTTCGTGAAGGCCGAAGGCATCGAGGATGTCTATCATCTGAAGGGCGGCATCCTGAAATACCTGGAAACCGTTCCGGAAACCGACAGCAAATGGCGCGGTGAATGTTTCGTGTTCGATGAACGCGTCTCCGTCAAACACGATTTGTCGCCGGGCGAATATGACATGTGCCATGCCTGCAAACGCCCGATCACCGAGGCCGACAAGACGGACACGAGCTATGTGCCCGGCGTTTCCTGTCCGCACTGTATCGACGAGATGAGCGATGCCCAGCGCGCCCGGTTCGCTGAACGGCAGAAACAGATCGACCTCGCCCGTCAGCGCGGTGAAGCGCATATGGGCCCGGAGGCCCGCCGGAGCGAAGACGCGTGAGCGCCGCCACGCACACACTCTATACATTCCGCCGCTGTCCCTATGCCATGCGCGCGCGGATGGCCCTGTCGTCCGCCGGCGTGCCTGTGCGGGTGCGGGAAGTCGTGTTGCGCGACAAGCCGGAGGCCATGCTGGCGGCCAGCCCGAAAGGCACTGTGCCGGTCCTCGTGGCGGGGAATGGAGATGTTGTGGATGAAAGCCTGGACGTGATGCGCTGGGCGCTGGCCCAGGCGGACCCGGAGGGCTGGCTGTCTGCGGACGCAGGCACGACCGACGCCCTGATCGCGCGCAATGACGGGCCATTCAAACGCGCACTGGACCGATACAAATATCCCGACCGACATCCCGACGAGGCTCTGGTGCCGGGCGCAGCACGCGCTGAAGGCCGGGCCATCCTGGCCGATCTGGACGACCGGATCCGGGCACAGGGCGGCCAGCTTGTGCGCAGCACGCGCAGCCTGGCCGACATCGCGATCTTTCCGTTCGTCCGACAGTTTGCCCACACCGATCTGGACTGGTTCCTTGCGCAGGACCTGCCCGCCCTGCAAACTTGGCTGGACGGGCACAAGCAGTCGGCGCTGTTTACGGGCATCATGGCCAAATACCCGCAATGGGCGCCCGGCGCGGACGAGCCGCTGCTGCCAGTTGCAGCATAACGGCACGAAGTTCAGATTGCCCCCTTGCAAATTCTGCCCGCAGGCGTAAACACCCCGTTCTTCGGCGCGGAGTGTAGCTCAGCCTGGTAGAGCACTGTCTTCGGGAGGCAGGGGCCGGAGGTTCGAATCCTCTCACTCCGACCATTTCCTTGCAGTCCGGTTCAGCCGGAATTTTTGATCCGGCGGATCAAGAATGGCAAGGAAATGATCTCATCGAAACCGAGGTCAATCCGTCAGTCTCGCAACCCGCTACGCGCCTTGACGCACCTTGCTGTCGCCGGCCCGTTCTGTGCCGATATCCTCCAGATTGTAGGGCGTGGTCTGGTACATCTGGTTGATCCAGTTTCCGAACAGGAGGAAGGCATGCGACCGCCAGCGATTCTTCGGTGTTTGGGCCGGATCATCGCCGGGGAAATAGTTCGCCGGCACGGCAATCGGCTTTCCTGCGGCAACATCACGCCGGTATTCTTCCGCCAGTGAGGTGGAATCGTATTCGATGTGATTGAAGATGTAGAGGCGGTTGCCGCGCGCCTCATGCAACAGGCACAGGCCGGTCTCGTCGCTCTCCATCAGGATGTCGAGCCCGCTGGCGGAGGGAACGTCGTCCCGGCGCACTTCTGTCCAGCGCGAGACGGAGATCGAGAAATCGTCCGAGAAGCCGGTCAGGTAGGGCGATTCCGGTTTGCGGTTATGGTGGCGATAGACGCCGAACGCCTTGTTGGCCAGCGTGTGCTTTGGCACGCCATGGAAATGCTGCACGGCGGCCATGGCCCCCCAGCAGATGAAGAAGCTGGAATGGACATGGGTCTCGGTCCAGTCGAGGATGGCCTGCAGTTCCGGCCAATAAGTGACGTCCTCGAATGGCAGCGTCTCGATCGGGGCGCCGGTAATGATGAACCCGTCGAACTTGCGATCCTTCACCTCATCCCAGGTGTGATAGAAGGAGATCAGATGGTCTTCCGGCGTGTTGCGGGCAACATGGCTGCCGATGCGGACCAGGGTCAGCTCCACCTGGAGCGGAGTCGCGCCGACCAGCCGGGCGATCTGGGCCTCGGTCTCGATCTTGTTGGGCATCAGGTTCAGGAGGGCGATCTGCATCGGGCGGATGTCCTGGCGCGTCGCGATGGACTCGTCGAGCACCTGCACGCCTTCGCGCACGAGGGTTTCGCGCGCGGGCAATCCGTCAGGAATTCGAATGGGCATAGGCAATACTCCGCTACCAGGTCTGGTCAGCCGGACTCTTGCCGTGAGGGTGTTCGGAACTTCCGCGCAGCCTTTTAGCAAGTTGTTTAACGTGGCTGCAAGCCGACCGACCAAATCACCACGGGGCCCCTACATAGAGGCCCCGCAGCGCAAGTCAATTACGGGCTGCCGGAGGATCAGCCGGCGATGGCCGCGCGAACCGCCTCCAGCGCGTCCTCGGCCTTGTCGGCGTCGGGGCCACCAGCCTGCGCCATGTCGGGCCGCCCGCCGCCGCCCTTGCCGCCCAGCGCCTCGCTGGCGGCCTTGACGAGGTCCACGGCCGAATAGGTGCCGGTCAGGTCCTTGGTAACGCCGACGGCGACGCCGGCCTTGCCGTCGGCCACGCCGACAAAGGCCACGATGCCGGAGCCGATCTGGGCCTTGGCTTCGTCCACCAGCGTGCGCAGTTCCTTGCCGCCCACGCCTTCCGCAACACGCGCCATCAGCTTGACACCATTGATTTCTTCCGGCCCGGACGCCGCTGCGCCGCCGCCGCCCATGGCCAGCTTGCGCTTGGCTTCGGCCAGTTCCTTCTCCAGCGCCTTGCGCTCTTCGCCCAGCGCGGCAACCCGGCGCGGAACATCCTTGAGCGGAACTTTCAGACTGTCCGCAAGGTCCGCGGCGATCTGCGCCCGCCCTTTCAGATAGGCCAGTGCCTCGGCGCCCGTGGCCGCTTCGACACGGCGCACCCCGGCCGACACGCCGCTTTCCGACGTGATGACAAAGACGCCGATATCCCCGGCCCGCTCGACATGTGTGCCGCCGCACAGCTCCACCGAATAACGCCGGCCATCGCCGGTGCCCATCGACAGCACACGGACTTCATCACCATACTTCTCGCCAAACAGGGCAAGCGCCCCGGCCTCGATGGCCTTGTCCGGCGACGTGACCTGGATGCCCGTCGGCATATTGGCGCGGATCTGGGCGTTGACCTCGTCCTCAACGGCCTCGATCTCCGCCTGGCTCATGGGACCATTGTGCGAAAAGTCGAAACGGAACCGGTCGGCCTCCACGAGGGAGCCCTTCTGCGTGACATGGTCGCCCAGCACCTTGCGCAGCGCCGCATGCATGATGTGCGTGGCGGAATGGTTGGCCATGATGGCCCGGCGCCGGCCGGCATCCACATGCTGGTCCGCAGAATCCCCGAGGCGGATTTCGCCGGAGACGAGTTCGCCGACATGCACATGCAGGTCGCCGGCGCGTTTCTGCACGTCGCGCACGATGAAGCGCGCGCCGTCTTCGAAGACGATCTCGCCATGATCACCCGCCTGTCCGCCGGATTCGGCATAGAAGGGCGTCGTGTCAAAGACCAGTTCGGCCGCGCCGGGCGAAAGCGTGTCGGTGAGCGCCCCGCCGGACGCAATGGCGACGAGCCGGCCCTTGCCTTCGGTGCCGTCATAGCCGGTGAACTTCGTGGCACCGGCCTCGTCGCGCACGCGGAACCAGATTTCCTCTGTCGCCTGATCGCCGGACGAGAAGCCGGCTGCGCGGCTGTCCTGGCGCTGTTGTTCGAGCGCGGCCTCGAAGCCGTCGACATCGACGCTCATCTCGCGGCCGCGCAGAATGTCCTGCGTCAGGTCGAGCGGGAATCCATATGTGTCCGACAGCTTGAAGGCGACGGCGCCTGGCAGGGCGTCACCGGGCTTCATGTCGGCGGTTTCCTTGTCCAGCAGCGACAGGCCGTTGCCGAGCGTGCGCTGGAACCGGGCCTCTTCCTGCTCGAGCGCGGATTCGATGGCCGCCCTGGCCCGGCCGAGTTCCGGATAGGCCTTGCCCATTTCGGAGATCAGGGCGGGGGCCAGTCTGTACATCAGCGGCTCGCGCGCACCCAGCAAATGACCATGCCGCATGGCACGGCGCATGATGCGGCGCAGGACATAGCCCCGGCCTTCATTGGACGGCAGTACGCCATCGGCAATCAGGAAGGCCGAGGTGCGCAAATGGTCTGCAATGACGCGGAAGGAGGCGAGCTTGTCGCCGGCCGCCTTCGCGCCGTAGATGTCTTCCTCTGCGGCGATCAGCGCCTTGAACAGGTCGATGTCGTAATTGTTGTGCACGCCCTGCAGGACGGCGGAGATGCGCTCCAGCCCCATGCCGGTGTCGATCGAGGGCTTGGGCAGGTTCTTGCGGGTACCGTCGGCCTGCTGGTCGAACTGCATGAAGACCAGGTTCCAGATCTCGATGAACCGGTCACCATCCTCGTCCGGGCTGCCGGGCGGGCCGCCGGGCACGCCTTCACCATGGTCATAGAAAATTTCCGAGCACGGGCCGCACGGGCCAGTGTCGCCCATGGACCAGAAATTGTCAGACGTGCCGATCCGGATGATCCGGCTGTCGTCAAATCCGGCCACTTTCTTCCAGATGTCCGCAGCCTCGTCATCCTCGGCATAGACGGTGACGAGCAGCTTCTTCGGGTCGAGCGCGAATTCCTTCGTGCACAGCTCCCAGCCGAAGGCGATGGCGTCTTCCTTGAAATAGTCGCCGAAGGAGAAATTCCCCAGCATTTCGAAGAAAGTGTGATGGCGGGCCGTATAGCCGACATTGTCGAGGTCATTGTGCTTGCCGCCGGCGCGGACGCATTTCTGCGAGGTCGTGGCACGCGGGCCGGGCGGGGTTTCGGCGCCGGTGAAGATGTTCTTGAACGGCACCATGCCGGCATTCACGAAGAGCAGGGTCGGATCATTCTGCGGCACCAGGGGCGCCGAGGCCTGACGCAGATGCCCCCGCTTTTCGAAGAAGGAGAGAAAGGTCTCGCGAATCTCGTTTACGCCGGTCATGGGCAATACTGTGTCCTTGCGATCAGGGTTGGGCCGAGTCAGACGGCACAAACATTACACCGGCGATATAAAGGTCCCTTCGCGGCGCGCCAAGCGGGGTGCGCCACAAAGGGACAGTTCCCTCGACAGGGATCAGGGTGTCAGGGCCTGCCGCTAGGGGGCGCGGGCCGGGCCGGATCAGCCTTCGGCGGCGTCCGGCAGATCGTCATCCTGCTCGGATTCCATGCCGGCATTGAGCAATTCATCCGCCAGCAGGCCGGCATTGCGCCGGATCGCGTCTTCGACCTCATCGGCAATGGCCGGGTTTTCCTTCAGGAAATTCCGCGTCTTTTCGCGGCCCTGGCCCATGCGTTCGCCCTTGTAGGAATACCAGGAGCCGGACTTCTCGATCACTTCGGCCTTCACGCCGAGATCGATCAGTTCGCCGGTCTTGGAAATGCCTTCGCCATAGAGAATGTCGAATTCGACCTGGCGGAAGGGCGGCGCGACCTTGTTCTTGACCACTTTCACGCGGGTCTGGTTGCCGATCACCTCGTCCCGATCCTTGATCGCGCCGATGCGGCGGATGTCGAGACGGACGGAGGAGTAGAATTTCAGCGCATTGCCGCCGGTCGTGGTTTCCGGGCTGCCGAACATGACGCCGATCTTCATCCGGATCTGGTTGATGAAGATCACCATGCATTTGGATTTGGAGATCGAGCCGGTCAGCTTGCGCAGGGCCTGGCTCATCAGGCGGGCCTGCAAGCCCGGCAGGGAATCGCCCATCTCGCCTTCAAGCTCCGCCCGCGGGGTCAGCGCGGCCACGGAGTCGATGACCAGAAGATCGACCGCGCCGGAGCGCACCAGCGTGTCGGCAATCTCGAGCGCCTGCTCCCCCGTGTCCGGCTGGGAGACGAGAAGATCGTCCAGATCCACGCCCAGCTTGCCGGCATAGACCGGATCGAGCGCATGTTCGGCATCGATGAAGGCACAGACGCCGCCATTCTTCTGGGCCTCGGCCACACAATGCAGGGACAGGGTCGTCTTGCCCGAGCTTTCCGGGCCGTAGATCTCGATGATGCGGCCCTTGGGCAGGCCGCCAATGCCGAGCGCGATGTCGAGGCCGAGCGATCCGGTGGAAACCGCCTCGACATCCATCACCTTCTTGTCACCCAGCCGCATGACCGAGCCCTTGCCGAAGGACCGTTCAATATTGCCGAGCGCTGTTTCGAGAGCCTTCTGCTTGTCCACGCCTGAATCCTTGTCCACGAGTTGAAGCGCCGCTTTGGCCATGAGTCGTCTCCTTAGGTCTACCATGGGGCCGCATTTGGCAAGGCCCCCGTTTGCCGTTGCTGACTCGGATGTACCATATTTGTTCCACGGAACAAAGCGGAAACTTCCTGCCCGTTGCACCTTTTCTTTTGACGTGGTTTCAGGCATTGTCCCTCCATGCTTGACCGATCCAGCCGCCCCGCCGGCGAAGCCCGCCTTCGCTATCTTGATGCCGATGTCGATGTCATCCAGCCCGGTGACTATGTCACCTGCGCCGTGACCGGCCGGAAGATCCCGCTGCAGGCGCTGCGCTATTGGAGCGTGGACCTGCAGGAAGCCTATTGGGATGCCGATGCGGCCAGCCAGCGCATGGTCAAGGCCCGCGACTGATGCGCCGCGCCGTGCTGACGGGCCTGTCGGCCCTTCTGGTGGCCTGCGCCGCCGCCGAAGCCCCGGCCGGGACGCCCGCGCCTGACACCGCCCCCGAAGCCGCACCCGTGGCCACACAGATGCAAGACGCTGCGCCCGCCGACGCCGTGGCGCCGGACGCTGACATCCCCGGCACCCCCGCCGCGCCGGGGGCGGATGCGCTGGCGCCGGACTGTGGCGGCGTGCTGGTCCAGGGCGGCCTGGTGATCTGCCGCGCCGAGCCGGGCAGCCGCTTCACCGTGGCGGGCACGGGGCTGACCGTCGGCGAGACCGGCACGGCCCAGTTCGGCCTGTCCACCACCGCGCCGTCGGTCATCGGCTGGTCGCATGAGCGCGGCGCCTACGGCGACCTCCAGATCGCGCCGCGGCAGGATGATTACCGCGAAATCTCCGGCTTTGACTGTGACAAGGTGGATGCCCGCTCGCCCGAGCAGAAGGCCCATGCGGGCCGCAGCTGGGTGAAGAAGCAGGACGCGTTCGCCACCTTCCATCCCGGCCCCGGCGCGCTGGAGGGCTTTGTGAAGCCCGCCGATGCGCCGACCTCCTCGCCCTTCGGGCCGACCCGCAAATATGTCGGCGTCTCCAAGGTCACGGGCGAGCCCTGCGAGAGCGTCTCGGTGCATCGCGGCTATGACATGGCCACACCGGTCGGCACCGACGTCACGGCGCCGGCGCCGGGCGTGGTGATCCTGGCCGATCCGGACCTCTATTATGAGGGCGGCACCGTCTTCCTCGATCATGGCCACGGGCTCGTCTCTGTGTTCATGCACCTGTCCGCCGTCGAGGTGGCCGAGGGCGATGTGGTCGACACCGGCGACCTGCTGGCCAGGACCGGCAATACCGGCCGCACGACGGGGCCGCACCTGCACTGGGCGGTGAAATGGCGCAATCCGGAGGCCGGCGACCGGGGCGGCGATTTCTATCTCGATCCGGCCCTGCTGCTGGACCTGCCGGCCGCCGGGAACGGCCCGGATTAACGAGGGTTAGCGCGGCCTTTCCCGCATCCGTCAAATTGCCCGGCCGGCGGCAACCGGATCGTCATGCTTATCACGCATGTTTCGCGTGTGACGCGAAATCAATTCCCTCTCCCGGTTCGCGCCACATCCCCCCGGGGTTCCGCGGGTCCTGTAATGGCTGCGGCACACCGAAATTGAATGGGCGGTTCCCATCGACTGCACCCCGCCGCCCATGGCGCTGCCTGTCCACCCTCACGCACCCGGGCAGGCAGCGCCGAGGCGGCTGCGGCAGGTTTTCCCCGTCCCCTTTAACGATTTGAGCCCTGTTCACGCCGTTTCAGCGCGTTTCAAATCGTGTCAGATCGTTTCAAAAATTCCCAGATCGTGTCGCCGGGTTTCACTCCGTTTCGGGCCCTTGTCCACGCGCAGGGCGGGCCCCGGCACAGGCCTTGTGCGTTGGCGAATGGTTTTGCACTTTCGGGGCTCGCCAGGCTGACACAATACCATGGCCCGAAAGCCGTCGGATAAGGATTTCGGGATTGTGGAGGCGCCGCGCAGAATGGCGGGTCACGACCCGCCCTACGAAACGCGCGTCACCGTAGGGCGGGTTAGCGAAGCGTAACCCGCCATTCGCCGGGATTCCGGGTCTGATACCAATCACGCTTGAAGCGATGCCATGTCGAATGCGGCCAGTCGTCTGGATCTTCGACATAGCCATGCTTGACCGGATTGTAGTGAATGTAATTCACATGGGCCTCAAAGTCCCTCTCGTCCCGGATGGCATGCTCCCAGAACCTTTGCTGCCAGATTTTCCGCTCGCCTTTTCGTCCATGCCCCTTCAGGCTCTCGGAAAGGCGTTTGGTGAAGCCAGACTTGATGAGGCGGATGCGGGTCGAATAGTCAGAATCGCCTTCCGGCAGCGCCATCAGGAAATGCATGTGATCGGGCAAGATCACCGCTGCGGGGTTTCGAACGGATAGCGACGAACGATGTCGCGCCAGCTTCGGCGTAGCGTGCCGATTTCCCTCACCGAAAGGTCAGATGCGCGATTAAAAAGCGTGACCGTGAAGAAATAGGTCCCACCCGGAATATAGAGGCGCCTATAATCCGGCATGGTGTTTCTCCCTGTTTGCCTCCGTGTGGCGGGTCTTGACCCGCCCTACGGGATGAGGATGGTCGCTCCCGTCGTCGTGCCGCTTTCGATCGCCTCGTGCGCCTTCGCGGCTTCGGAGAGCGGGGCGCGCTGGCCGATGTCGGCTTTCAGGGTGCCGGACTTCAGGGCACTGAAGAGGAGGCTGGCGCCGCGGGCGAGGCTGTCTGTATCCTGAATGAAGCTGAACAGGGTGGGCCGCGTCATGACGAGGGAACCGCCCTGGGCGAGGCGGCCGGGCGGGATCGGCTCGACAGGGCCGGAGGCATTGCCATAGGTGACGAACCAGCCCGCCGTGCGCAGGCTGTTCAGGCTTTCCTCCGCGCTGATGCGGCCGACACTGTCATAGGCGACATCGACGCCGCGCCCATCGGTCAGCGCCTTCACCTGTTCGGCGACGCCTTCATAGCCGACGATCACATCCGAGGCGCCGAGCGCCCTGGCCTTTTCGGCCTTCGCCTCTGTCGAGGTGACGGCGATGACGCGCGCGCCGAGGCTGGCGGCCCATGGCACGAGCAGAGTGCCGACGCCGCCGACCGGCGCCCAGACCAGGATCGTCTCCCCGGCCTGCAGCGGGCGCACCTCAAACAGGAGCGCCCATGCGGTGAGCCCCTTCAACAGCACGGCGGCGGCATCCTGCGGGGTGATCCCCTCCGGCAGGGGAATCATGCGCTCGGCCGGGCCGGTGAAATGGCTGGCATAGGTGCCGCTGGCCAGATAGCAGACCCGGTCACCAGGCTTCAGATGGGTGACGCCCTCGCCCACTTCCTGCACGGCGCCGGCGCCTTCCTGTCCGGGCGTGAAGGGGAAACGCACGGGGTAGAGCCCGGTGCGGTGATAGGTGTCGATGAAATTGAGGCCCGCCGCGCTCTGGCGGACGGTCACTTCACCGGGGCCGGGCTTGCGGGGGATGAAGTCTTCGACTTTCAGCACGTCCGGGCCACCGGTCTCGTGCATCTGGATGCGATAGGGCTGGGTCATGGCTGCTATAGAGACCCGAGGCGCGCTGGAGCGCAAGAGCGACTCGCGTTTCTCTGGCGCGATGACGAAGACGACGCTAATCATTGCCGGTGTGGACGAGGCGGGCCGGGGCCCCTGGGCCGGGCCGGTGACGGCGGGCGCAGTGATCCTGGACCCGGCGCGGCCCATTGAAGGCCTGACCGATTC is a window from the Hyphomonas sp. genome containing:
- the alaS gene encoding alanine--tRNA ligase — protein: MTGVNEIRETFLSFFEKRGHLRQASAPLVPQNDPTLLFVNAGMVPFKNIFTGAETPPGPRATTSQKCVRAGGKHNDLDNVGYTARHHTFFEMLGNFSFGDYFKEDAIAFGWELCTKEFALDPKKLLVTVYAEDDEAADIWKKVAGFDDSRIIRIGTSDNFWSMGDTGPCGPCSEIFYDHGEGVPGGPPGSPDEDGDRFIEIWNLVFMQFDQQADGTRKNLPKPSIDTGMGLERISAVLQGVHNNYDIDLFKALIAAEEDIYGAKAAGDKLASFRVIADHLRTSAFLIADGVLPSNEGRGYVLRRIMRRAMRHGHLLGAREPLMYRLAPALISEMGKAYPELGRARAAIESALEQEEARFQRTLGNGLSLLDKETADMKPGDALPGAVAFKLSDTYGFPLDLTQDILRGREMSVDVDGFEAALEQQRQDSRAAGFSSGDQATEEIWFRVRDEAGATKFTGYDGTEGKGRLVAIASGGALTDTLSPGAAELVFDTTPFYAESGGQAGDHGEIVFEDGARFIVRDVQKRAGDLHVHVGELVSGEIRLGDSADQHVDAGRRRAIMANHSATHIMHAALRKVLGDHVTQKGSLVEADRFRFDFSHNGPMSQAEIEAVEDEVNAQIRANMPTGIQVTSPDKAIEAGALALFGEKYGDEVRVLSMGTGDGRRYSVELCGGTHVERAGDIGVFVITSESGVSAGVRRVEAATGAEALAYLKGRAQIAADLADSLKVPLKDVPRRVAALGEERKALEKELAEAKRKLAMGGGGAAASGPEEINGVKLMARVAEGVGGKELRTLVDEAKAQIGSGIVAFVGVADGKAGVAVGVTKDLTGTYSAVDLVKAASEALGGKGGGGRPDMAQAGGPDADKAEDALEAVRAAIAG
- the recA gene encoding recombinase RecA, producing the protein MAKAALQLVDKDSGVDKQKALETALGNIERSFGKGSVMRLGDKKVMDVEAVSTGSLGLDIALGIGGLPKGRIIEIYGPESSGKTTLSLHCVAEAQKNGGVCAFIDAEHALDPVYAGKLGVDLDDLLVSQPDTGEQALEIADTLVRSGAVDLLVIDSVAALTPRAELEGEMGDSLPGLQARLMSQALRKLTGSISKSKCMVIFINQIRMKIGVMFGSPETTTGGNALKFYSSVRLDIRRIGAIKDRDEVIGNQTRVKVVKNKVAPPFRQVEFDILYGEGISKTGELIDLGVKAEVIEKSGSWYSYKGERMGQGREKTRNFLKENPAIADEVEDAIRRNAGLLADELLNAGMESEQDDDLPDAAEG
- a CDS encoding DUF2093 domain-containing protein; this translates as MLDRSSRPAGEARLRYLDADVDVIQPGDYVTCAVTGRKIPLQALRYWSVDLQEAYWDADAASQRMVKARD
- a CDS encoding M23 family metallopeptidase, with the protein product MRRAVLTGLSALLVACAAAEAPAGTPAPDTAPEAAPVATQMQDAAPADAVAPDADIPGTPAAPGADALAPDCGGVLVQGGLVICRAEPGSRFTVAGTGLTVGETGTAQFGLSTTAPSVIGWSHERGAYGDLQIAPRQDDYREISGFDCDKVDARSPEQKAHAGRSWVKKQDAFATFHPGPGALEGFVKPADAPTSSPFGPTRKYVGVSKVTGEPCESVSVHRGYDMATPVGTDVTAPAPGVVILADPDLYYEGGTVFLDHGHGLVSVFMHLSAVEVAEGDVVDTGDLLARTGNTGRTTGPHLHWAVKWRNPEAGDRGGDFYLDPALLLDLPAAGNGPD
- a CDS encoding transposase, producing the protein MILPDHMHFLMALPEGDSDYSTRIRLIKSGFTKRLSESLKGHGRKGERKIWQQRFWEHAIRDERDFEAHVNYIHYNPVKHGYVEDPDDWPHSTWHRFKRDWYQTRNPGEWRVTLR
- a CDS encoding quinone oxidoreductase, with amino-acid sequence MTQPYRIQMHETGGPDVLKVEDFIPRKPGPGEVTVRQSAAGLNFIDTYHRTGLYPVRFPFTPGQEGAGAVQEVGEGVTHLKPGDRVCYLASGTYASHFTGPAERMIPLPEGITPQDAAAVLLKGLTAWALLFEVRPLQAGETILVWAPVGGVGTLLVPWAASLGARVIAVTSTEAKAEKARALGASDVIVGYEGVAEQVKALTDGRGVDVAYDSVGRISAEESLNSLRTAGWFVTYGNASGPVEPIPPGRLAQGGSLVMTRPTLFSFIQDTDSLARGASLLFSALKSGTLKADIGQRAPLSEAAKAHEAIESGTTTGATILIP